GTTGAATTCGTTCGCTGCGGTGTTAGCCGTCGTGTCCGTCTGCACCGCTGTCAGGGAGACACCGGTGTTGCCGAAGTCGCTCTGCTCAGTGATGTAGCTGTAGATACCGGATGCTTCGACCTGAACGATAACGTGGTCTTCGAGAGCAACCGTCGAGCGGTCCGAAACCGCTGCGGTCACGTCTTCAAGACCATCGCTGTAGGTCGTGCCCTTCGGGGCAATCCAGGTAGCAGCAGCGTCCGTCGAGCGCTCGTTGAGCGAGAAGACTGCGACATCTTCCTCGTTTCTGTTCTCGGAGAGGGCAACGGAGAGGTCGTAGTCAACTGCTGCGAGGGGCGTGTCGAGTCGGTCAGTCGGTTCGTCGACGTTCTCGACGGTCACCGAGTCGTCGTCACCGCTTTCGACCGGTGCAGCCGAGTATGCGCCCTGCTCGTTGCTGACGGTCACAGGTCCGCTTCCACCGTAGTATGCGGCTTCGGACGTGTCGAGCTGGACAGTAACCTCACCGTCACCGTTTCCGTCGGTGACCGTCAGGTCAACCTGGTAGTTCACGTCGGATCCACCGACGGTAACGAATGCGGAGTTCGTGTTATCGAGGTTGACGGTGAACTCAAGAACGTCACCGCGGTCCTCGGACACAGCGGAGGATGCGAAGCTTGCCGTACCCTCACCAGCCTCAGTTACGTCGAAGCTGATGTCGTCCGTAGCGGTGGTGTCGCGCACATCGTGCGTGATGTTGTACGTACCAGCCTCTAGGTTCGAGACATCGAGGTTCGGTGAGAGATCATCGCTTGCACCGGTGATGACGACCTCCATCTCGCTGTCATCATCAATGTCCATCTCCTTTGCCAGCCCATCGTAAAGCGTGATGAGCTCGCTGTTGTCGAGGTCGTCAGACGAAGCGACGATATCGAAGTTGCCACCGCGGTTCGTGTCGATAGTCAGCTCAGACTGAGTCTCGTCAGTGTCGAATTCGGACGGGTCAACAGTGGTCGTGAGCGTCTGCTCGGCGACCTCCCATCCGGCTTGGTAGCCCGACTGCTGACCGACGACGAAGTAGTCATCAGTGCTGAGGCCGGAAGTGTCAACGACAACGCTTCCATCGGAAGCGGTGAGCTGAGAGACGAACTCACTGGAGTCAGTACCCGTAGAGCGTCGAAGGTTCACCTTTTCGCTTCCCTGCAGACCAGTCACAGCAACAGACTGACCAGCGAACGCGATGGGCGTGAAGTCCTTCTTATCGTCGTCATTCGTGTTAATCGTAATGTCGGCATCGGGCGTCTGAGCAGTCGGAGCATCTCCGCTCGTACTGTCCGTGCTCGACGGACCGATACTCAGAACGTCCGAAACAGACGCTCCACTAGCGCTAGGGTTGAACTGGATCGTACCAGTGTAATCGCCCTGGCTGGTGGGATTATCGAAGTTCGCTCCTGCCACTTCCAGAGTTTCTCCGGAATTGACTTCAACGGAGCTGAACGTCAGCGTGACTGTTTTTCCACTGTTACTGGATCCAAGACTGACGGAATCAACCGTGGTCTTCTCGGTTCCGTCACGGTTGTAGACTTTAACAGTGTAGTCGGAACTCGAACCAGTGCTGAAGGAACCATCGAAGCTTGTGGCTCCGTTAAAGCTGAGTTCCACGCCGCCCACACTCTTTCCATCTTCTTCACTCTGAATCTGTGCCGTTACCGTAGTGGTGGCACTCGTATCCGTATTAGCTACGGTATACGAGCCACCAGTGGCCGCAGCGGCAGCACCCGCGAACGCGATGGAGCCTCCGAAGACGGAGACGACCATCAGCGCCGTCAGGATCAGGCTGCGAACCTTTGTGTTTGTGTCTGTCATTGTTGTTGTATTCCAATCGGCGGAGACTGGATCGGCGAGCCGCGGTTCGTCGCTCGCCACACAGCATCCACCATGGGTAGGGGTATCGAACAATGGGCACGTATTGGTTAAATGCCTTGTGTTGATACGGAAGCACACATCTCACGTCTCTCGGCCGCTATCACGTGAATTATCCACATGCTCCGCTGACTCCAAGTGAGCTAACAGCGCCCTCCCGTTTGTAAACACTCCCCGATACGTACTCGCTTGTAGTGGCTCTCTACTGTCACTTAGCGAAGATGCCGACCCTGTCTACCAAGTGCGCCCGCACGTGCACGCGTGACGGGTTCTTGACTGTCATATGACGACTGTGCTACGGGGCCCACAGTGGTCCCACGTCCCAGCCAGCCGCGTCACGAGCAGGCCGACAGGACTGGGAGTGCCACCGAGCGCGACACATACATCGTGGGCTCAGTGGTGGACGTTCTTACCCCTTGACCCACAACCCGACAGTGATGACAACCCTCCAGTCGCTGCTCGCACGCACCGACGCCAATGCTGCTGTCGCGTGGGTGCTCACCGGTGGCCTGCTTGGGGCAGTCGGCCAGTTCTGGCGAATCGGCGAACTCGACTGGGCGGTGGTGACGATGCTCCTCGTGGGAGTAACTATCACTATCCCTATCGTCGCGCGGACGCCCACCGTGATGTTGCCGGCCGAACTTCTTGCAGCGGCTGCCGTGCCGGTCGCAGTCCGTGCAACCGGCATGCTCCCGCAGGTGACGCCGTTCGTCGCCGTGGCGGCGCTTGGCGTGCTCACGGTAGTTGTTCTTGATGCGACCACATCGCTGTCAATGACCCCGCGGTTTGCTGCTGTCTTTGTCGTCGTCGTGACGATGGCCGGGGCCGGCGTGTGGACCGTCGGGACGTGGGTTGCAGATACGATCGTCGGAACGATGTTCGTTGGTGGCAAGACCGAGTTGATGTGGGATCTGATTATTGCGACCGTCGTGGGTGTCGGTGCCGGCTTGCTGTTCGACGGCTACGTGGTGGTCTCCGATCGGATTGAGCACCTCCGGACGGCTACTGGCCACACTGGCACGGCATCGACTTCGACTGGGGGCTCGCTTCCGGGGTCGACCCAACAGCAGCGGCGGGTCGTCCGTCTGCTCCAACTCCTGCTGGTCGGGATTACGATCGTTGCGCTCGCGCGTCGGAACGTGACGCTCGTCGTCAACAGCGGTGTGCCCCTCGCGATCACGTTCCTGCCGGCGGTGCTTCGCCGCGAGTTCGACTACACGATGGATCCCGGGCTTGTGGTGTGGATTACGCTCGCGACGGTGTTGCACGCCGTGGGTGCTGTTGCGCTCTACGAGCTGTATGGATGGTACGATAGCCTCACGCACACCTTCTCGGCGAGTCTCATCGCCGGCGGTGGCTACGCGATTGCCCGCAGTGTCGAGCACCACACGCAGGCGGTGTCGTTCACGCGCGGCTTCCGGGGCAGCTTCGTGGTGTTGTTCGTCCTTGCAGTCGGCGTGGCGTGGGAGATCTTAGAGTTCGCCAGTGGTGGCGTGGCGACGCTCGTCGGCGGTGAGGCAGTGCTGGCACAGTACGGGACGACCGATATCGTCAACGATCTCGTGTTCAATGCGGCTGGCGCGGTTGTGGTCGCTACGCTTGGCAGTGCCCACTTCGAGGGGATTGCCGCGTGGCTTGCTAGCCGGGTTGATGTTCTGGTTCGGGGTGGGTCGTAATCGGGCGTCCCTGAGTGCGGGGCGTGACATTTCGGGCTGCAGTGCACACTGCGGCGGACTACGCACCATGCCCACACTGCTGCGACGAGCGTCACCGTCGACAACGGTCCAAGCCGAGAGGTCCTCGATGTGAATCACGTCGAGTCGCGTGTCGTCGATCGGTACGGATACGTTTCGAGACTATCTTTGCACTTCTAATCAGCGTGGGTGGTGCGTTCGACTTCTCCGACAGCGCAGTGGCAGTGCCAGCTGGCTCGCGTACGGGTTGCATCGACACGAGGCGGGAATGTACTCGTGTAACGGACGGCCAAACACGCTTGTTGGGCCCGGTTGGAGATAGCCCACGGCGTGGGCTCTCACCGAAACTATGTCGGTGCTGTCACGTAAGATGGTTGTGATTCCAGTGGCGTAGTCCCACAGCTGACACCCCTCTCTTGTGATACGATGTTCACGGCCAGTGACGCTGTGGTCGACCAACGGGTGTGCATCTCAGGTGTGGCCTGCAGTGACCCGCAACTTATGCGTTCATATGACATACACACTCGTAGTTCCGCTGGAACGGACACCCGATATGACCGACTACGATGACCTCTTTGCAGCAACGGCCCCGGACGAGAGTGTTTTCGCCGACAAACAGGCGTTGGACCCGTTGCAACCGCCAGCGACGATTCGTGGTAGAGACGAACACCAGCGCCAACTTGCTAGTATTCTCAACGGGGTGACCGAGGGGTATCTTCCACCGACAGTGACGATTCATGGGCCGCCGGGCACCGGCAAGACGGTGACAACACGCCGGGTGTGTCAGGAGTTTGCGGCTCGCCACGATTCTGTCGCCGTTGAGTATGTGAATCTCAAGGAGTGTCGGTCGATTTTCAGTGCTGCCCGCGAGATTCATCTTGAGTTGACCGGAGAGACTGTGGGGGCGTATGAAGGCGTGGATGGCGCCTTCACCGGGATTTGGGAGGCGCTAGCTGAGTATCCGGAGTGGACCGTTCTGATTCTGGATGAGATCGACCAGATCAAACAGGATGCGAACTACGACCCCTCCGATTTCCTCTATCGGTTGTTGCGTGGTGAAGGGAAGCTAAAACGCGACATTCAGCTGTCGGCATGGCTCATCAGTAATGAGTTGGTGGAGGTGGATTTGCGGCTGGACAGTCGTGTTGAGAGTGCGATGAGTGATGAAGCGGTGTTCTTCGGGCCGTATGGGACCAGCGAGTTGGACGCGATTGTCGGGCCACAGCTGGACACGGCATTCCGGGCGGGCGCGTTGCCTGCAGACGCTCGTGAGTACGGGCTGCAAGAGGCGGCTTGGCGATGGGGTGATGCTCGCAAGACGCTGCGATTATTCCGGCGGGCCGGCGAGACGGCGATCGACCGCGGGCTTGAGACGATCAGCACCGACTGCGTCCGGGAGAGCCTCACCGACACCGAACGGGAGTCGACGATTGCCAAGCTTCAGAGTATCCCGCTTCGACATCTGGCGGTGTTAGCAGCGAGTGTCGGGCAGCGAACTGACGCGGGAGAGATCAGCCAGCCAGTCCGGACGAGCGATATCCACGAGCGGCTCAACCACCCGTCGACCGCCGACCGGTTTCAGCTGGGCCAGCGGACCGTTCGCCAACTGGTGGACGAGTTAGCAACGATGGGCCTCGTCGACACGTGGACGGAGTCGCACGGCCGAGACGGCCGCGCGAAGTACGTGGCGACGACATTCGATCCAGCGTGGGTGCGGGAGGCCCAAGCGGCCGTTGCTGCTGACCTGGCCGGGGACGCGGTGGAGTAGCTGGGCGGCGGGTGTGACGGTGCGATTAGTCGGTCCGGCGGGCGTGTGGGCGTGTTGACCGGCGGCGCGTGCTCGTGACTAGTTTCACCGTGCTTTCCGTGGCTTCTTTTACCGGTATCACAATCATACAAATGTTGATCCCATAGATGCCGACGACAGACGCTGCACCGAGCGAGCAGTCGACGCGAGACGAAATTCTCGGGCTGCTCAAAGACGGCATGGATGCGGTGCAAACGGATATCGACGCCGCCGACCCAGCAACGACCGACGAACAGCGACTCCAGCTCCGGCGGTACCACGAACTCGGCTATCTCGCCAACCAGTACCGCAAGCTCCAGCGGGACACCGATCTCGATGCGATGGACGACCGCCTCGAACTGCTTGAGGAGGGGCTCGACGCATGACGTCGAGACGCGAGATCGAGCGGCGGCTCGACCACCTCGAAGCACGCACGCGCACTCGCAGCTCCCCATCTCAAGCCGAACTGACCGCCGAGCAGCGAGCACAGATTGACGCGGTGTATGCGTCGCTCGATGCTGACCAACAGGCGTCGCTCGCGGCAGCGCAAGCTCGGCTCGCTGCTGAGCCCGACGACGCGCCCACCGGCGAGTTCGGGCTCACGGATGCTGAGGTCGCCATACTAGATATCCTGACTGGAGGTGCCCCATGACTGCACAACGGACCAGCGACGTCGCATCGCGGCGCGTGCGGCCAGGACTGCCCCCCGCTGCCCTGCCAGCCGCCTGGGTGGGAGCGCGGGAGAGTCCGAAAACGCGCTGGCATGAGACACTAGATACGACACGACAGTGTCGGGGGTCCCCAGGGGAGACCAGCCAAGCGACCGTGGAGAGTGGCCAATGACAAAACGCCGAATCAAAAACCAGATCGACGAGTTCAGCGACGAACTCGCCGAGAGACCAGACGGCGCAGCGACCGACCTCACGGTCACGTGGCGCGAGGCAGCGCCGGACGAACGCCCCGAAGGGCTCCTGTACGACTCCGATGCAGGAGAACTCATCTACGACCTGTGGACAGCCCAGCGGGACTGTCTCAACGCGCTCAAGCGCGAGGACACGGACCTTGTCGCGTTTCTGTCGGGTTACGGCAGCGGAAAGAGCATCTTCGGCGCCCGCTGGCTCATCGCGCAGGCGCTTGCCAACCCGGGGAGTCGGTTTCTCGCGATGGGTGTCGACTTCACAAAGGCGCGTGATGCAACCTTTCGGATTCTCTTCGAGCAGTTGCCCGGCACAGCCACCGCACCGCCGAACGATCCGGAGACATCGCCGATCGTCGCCGACTACAATCAGAGTGCGTTTCGGCTCACGTTGACGAACGACGCAGTCATCAGACTTGGCAGCGGCGCCGACTGGCAGCGGTGTGCGGGCGACGAATTCGGCGCGATCTGGCTCGACGAGCCCAGTCATTATGCGGCTGATCTACACGACCTGCGGGAGATGCTCGGCGGCCGGTTGCGGGGCGTCGCCGGGCCGAAGGTGATGTGTTGGACGCTGACCGGGAACGGCTACAACGACGCCTGGGAAATCATCGAACAGCGACAGGACAAGACAGGTGACCCTATTGGCGATGAATTGGCCGTGGTGCGGGCCTCAACGCTGGAGAATCCGTATCTCGACGCAGGGACGATCGAGCAATTCAAACGCCAGTTCGAAGGAACAGCCCGAGAGGCACAAGCGCTGGAGGGTAGGTTCGACGCCCCGAAGGGGCGCGTGTATGCCGACTTCGAACGGGCGACTCACGTCATCGAGCCGTCGGCGGCCGCCGATGTCGTCGACGACGACTGGCGACTCTACGGGTACGATGCTGGCTGGCGGGATCCGCGGGTGCTACTTGAGATCGGCCGGACGGGAGCCGGGCAGTTGGTCGTGCTTGATGTGTTCCACGAAACCGAGTGCCATGTCGAGGACGTTATCGAGTGGTTGGAGACCGACGCCAAACCGCGTGGGAAGCTGTTTGCTGACCACAATCCCTCGGATATCCGTGAACTCAGACGGGCCGGGTATCGTACGCGGGCGGCGGAGAAGGCGATTGATCCGGGGATTGCGGACGTTCGCCGGCGGCTCCGGGCGGATGATGACGGGCGGGTTGGGCTCTTAGTGTCGGCACAGTGTGAACACCTGGTTCGGGAGTTCTTCGGGTATACAGAAGACGAGGTTGGAACGACGAGTGCGATTGACCACTGTTTGGACGCGCTTCGGTATGCTGTGCATGGCGTCGATGAGGGTCGCCCGATCGACTCGTGGGACGAGACGAGTGAGTCGTCATCAAGAATGCCTGACATTTCGGGGGAAGTTGGGTGAGACTCCGTTTGAGATGCAATCTTTAGAGGTAACAATCAACGGGCGGACTCAGGATAATCCAGATCGTTCTGAGTTAACGATGATACACGCTGGGTAGGACTTTGACTGATTATGTGTAGACAAGTTGCTACTTGATATTTTCCCGCGGGTCCTCTATTAGTTCGTACAGCCCGCCGCCCAATTGGTTAACGTAGTTATGCTCTACCAGGCGAAGCAGTCGATTTTGAATATTTCCTCGAGTATAATCGGTTTGCTGCGCGATGTAAGACGGAGTGCACCTTCCTTCGTTGAGTAGATTTAAAATTGCGTGATCGGTTGGGTTGAGAGAGATTTCCGCCATCTATCGATTCTATATACGGGTCGCTTGGTAAACTACTTACCATCTGGGTTAAGTATTGTGTATGGAATATTCTAATCACAAGAATTATTGTGAGCGGACATCACGTTCTGTACGAAGCGTGGTTATGAGAATAGCCGGGTGTTCCTGCACCCGACCACGCTTCTGTAGGTGACAGAAGCAATGGCAACTACGAACGCACTGCCTGAAAAGGCTACTGAGAGAACAGACTGTGAGAACGAGTGGTGCGATGGGCCAACGAGCGACACACTGCCGTGTTTCGCATGCTTCGACCCGGACCAGACGTACAACGTGGGGGCGAGTGAATGACCGACGAGCTGGTACGGGATCGCGAGCGACCCGGCGACAATCAAGCTCAACCACCGACGACGGTTCAGGCGGCACCACGCGAACTCTTGAGAGGAGCGTCAGTGGGCATCTCGCGTACCCGTGTCGTCTGTCTCGGCTGTGGTGCTACTCTGGGTGAGGGACGGGCTGTGACGGTGTACGGCTATCGTGGGGTCGACAGTGAGACGTGGAATCTACGTCGGTGCTACTGTACAGACTGTGCGCCGACGGCAATCGGTGAGCCGACGCTCGGTGTGTCGGAACTGTTGGTGCGGGCATGGCTCGGGAGCATTGCGCTGCCACGGACGCGGACGCACGAGTTGTGTCTCACGGAAGTCGAGGTCGTTGACGCCAGTCCACCGACGGCGGGGAGCGACCCATGACTGATGAGGGCGCGCTTCGTGAGCGCGTCGATGCGTTGGAAGCCACTGTGGACGCGCTTGCACAGCGGCTTGACACGGCAATGAATCGCGATATCCCGCTGTTGAAAGGGACGGTTCGCGCCATTGTGGATGCTGATATCGATGAGATTGGGGAGTTGCCCGACGCGGGGCGTTCGTTCCACCGAACTGTTGTGACACAGACAGAGCGACTGGCGACGGTTGAAGAGCAAGTGGCGGCGTTCGGCGATGTGGATGCAGCGAAGACGACGAAGGCCCAGAAGTTGGCGGCCATTTGTGCCTTTGCACAGAACAAACACAACAGTCAATCCTCGACGGTCGCGGTGACAGCAGCGGAGATTCGTGGCTGTGTCGGGGTCTCTCGACGGTACGCATACGAGCTCATCGATGATGCGGCAGCAGAGCTTGACGGTGCCCGTGTTCGGAACGCGACGAGTGGCGAGTCGAGTGGGGCGTCG
This portion of the Halosegnis longus genome encodes:
- a CDS encoding MarR family transcriptional regulator; amino-acid sequence: MAEISLNPTDHAILNLLNEGRCTPSYIAQQTDYTRGNIQNRLLRLVEHNYVNQLGGGLYELIEDPRENIK
- a CDS encoding Cdc6/Cdc18 family protein, producing the protein MTDYDDLFAATAPDESVFADKQALDPLQPPATIRGRDEHQRQLASILNGVTEGYLPPTVTIHGPPGTGKTVTTRRVCQEFAARHDSVAVEYVNLKECRSIFSAAREIHLELTGETVGAYEGVDGAFTGIWEALAEYPEWTVLILDEIDQIKQDANYDPSDFLYRLLRGEGKLKRDIQLSAWLISNELVEVDLRLDSRVESAMSDEAVFFGPYGTSELDAIVGPQLDTAFRAGALPADAREYGLQEAAWRWGDARKTLRLFRRAGETAIDRGLETISTDCVRESLTDTERESTIAKLQSIPLRHLAVLAASVGQRTDAGEISQPVRTSDIHERLNHPSTADRFQLGQRTVRQLVDELATMGLVDTWTESHGRDGRAKYVATTFDPAWVREAQAAVAADLAGDAVE
- a CDS encoding BGTF surface domain-containing protein, with translation MASDEPRLADPVSADWNTTTMTDTNTKVRSLILTALMVVSVFGGSIAFAGAAAAATGGSYTVANTDTSATTTVTAQIQSEEDGKSVGGVELSFNGATSFDGSFSTGSSSDYTVKVYNRDGTEKTTVDSVSLGSSNSGKTVTLTFSSVEVNSGETLEVAGANFDNPTSQGDYTGTIQFNPSASGASVSDVLSIGPSSTDSTSGDAPTAQTPDADITINTNDDDKKDFTPIAFAGQSVAVTGLQGSEKVNLRRSTGTDSSEFVSQLTASDGSVVVDTSGLSTDDYFVVGQQSGYQAGWEVAEQTLTTTVDPSEFDTDETQSELTIDTNRGGNFDIVASSDDLDNSELITLYDGLAKEMDIDDDSEMEVVITGASDDLSPNLDVSNLEAGTYNITHDVRDTTATDDISFDVTEAGEGTASFASSAVSEDRGDVLEFTVNLDNTNSAFVTVGGSDVNYQVDLTVTDGNGDGEVTVQLDTSEAAYYGGSGPVTVSNEQGAYSAAPVESGDDDSVTVENVDEPTDRLDTPLAAVDYDLSVALSENRNEEDVAVFSLNERSTDAAATWIAPKGTTYSDGLEDVTAAVSDRSTVALEDHVIVQVEASGIYSYITEQSDFGNTGVSLTAVQTDTTANTAANEFNAGDAAAVVFDADNDTFYAVFNTASNNIEAGDNYEVTFEVNEDNPYIANADATETVTTTFTVEEREASFDVNSDEQVQVEAASGQAISGETNVAPGTELTIRARASGDSPFLKTADATVQSDSTFSGTFDFSGVSENTTFATTVPNLITESVEGVVGGATDTSTPTPTPEPTATPTPTPEPTETPTSTPEPTDTPTEEPTDTPTEGGATETETSGSQPGFGGAVAIVALAGAALIALRRNN